The following proteins are co-located in the Myxococcus fulvus genome:
- a CDS encoding DUF6209 family protein produces MSNRIGRPTFAPTAQTGLPPERERAARATGDKSSQTRAQVDQFESRAARPNASLLGGALPTAAVALPSKAADIQPQLHAATGYSAHFGSGKRTAAAHVEGQGQVNLPTGSGRGPSFHAEAGKPLTVTADPARFSSQYQKVELVWRLVPGGAENVVPMSDGTRDAQGRLNLQPGTFDVPPDATGLVRISFRTTDASGRTSNQWDPSSDASIASADGATVSFTDDFQTQVDGTLRAGDKLQLAYDQDRLKSLAGGKTPSEVVACVSFNGEPPLEFPLDLQSQDGGKGGAFMPSVRVPFEATDVQVWFRGKADDNTTWDSANGQNFKFSVGVTRDDAEPGWKNELLRSKSFPNLTADKFVGIGPASQRYNCIAWTLGNRNEWVWPGTRVEDFDKLYAQQGYKPLDTLDLSHDPTMEKVVIYGRKPVTGNGPLEVTHGALMDEQGRFTSKIGTQPLIRHNSADDLTGPSYGAPVRVYVRPRPVSVS; encoded by the coding sequence ATGTCGAACCGCATCGGCCGCCCCACCTTCGCTCCCACCGCGCAGACGGGCCTCCCCCCGGAGCGCGAGCGGGCGGCCCGGGCCACCGGCGACAAGTCCTCCCAGACCCGCGCCCAGGTCGACCAGTTCGAGTCGCGCGCGGCCCGCCCCAACGCGTCCCTCCTGGGCGGCGCGCTGCCGACGGCGGCGGTGGCCCTGCCTTCCAAGGCCGCGGACATCCAGCCCCAGCTCCACGCGGCCACGGGGTACTCGGCGCACTTCGGCTCGGGCAAGCGCACCGCCGCGGCGCACGTCGAGGGCCAGGGACAGGTCAACCTGCCCACCGGCTCGGGCCGGGGCCCTTCCTTCCACGCGGAGGCGGGCAAGCCGCTGACGGTGACGGCGGACCCGGCGCGCTTCTCGTCGCAGTACCAGAAGGTGGAGCTGGTGTGGCGGCTGGTCCCCGGCGGCGCGGAGAACGTCGTCCCCATGTCGGACGGCACGCGGGACGCGCAGGGCCGGCTGAACCTCCAGCCGGGCACCTTCGACGTCCCTCCAGACGCGACGGGCCTGGTGCGCATCTCCTTCCGCACCACGGACGCGTCCGGGCGCACCAGCAACCAGTGGGACCCGAGCAGCGACGCCTCCATCGCCTCCGCCGACGGCGCCACGGTGTCCTTCACCGACGACTTCCAGACGCAGGTGGACGGCACGCTGCGCGCGGGCGACAAGCTCCAGCTCGCGTATGACCAGGACCGCCTCAAGTCGCTCGCGGGCGGCAAGACGCCCTCCGAAGTCGTGGCCTGCGTCTCCTTCAACGGCGAGCCGCCGCTGGAGTTCCCGCTGGACCTGCAGTCGCAGGACGGCGGCAAGGGCGGCGCCTTCATGCCGTCGGTCCGCGTGCCCTTCGAGGCCACGGACGTGCAGGTCTGGTTCCGCGGCAAGGCGGACGACAACACGACGTGGGACTCGGCCAACGGACAGAACTTCAAGTTCTCCGTGGGCGTCACGCGCGACGACGCGGAGCCGGGCTGGAAGAACGAGCTCTTGCGCAGCAAGAGCTTCCCCAACCTCACCGCGGACAAGTTCGTGGGCATCGGCCCCGCGTCACAGCGCTACAACTGCATCGCGTGGACGCTGGGCAACCGCAACGAGTGGGTCTGGCCGGGCACGCGCGTGGAGGACTTCGACAAGCTGTACGCGCAGCAGGGCTACAAGCCGCTCGACACGTTGGACCTGAGCCACGACCCCACGATGGAGAAGGTGGTCATCTACGGCCGCAAGCCGGTGACGGGCAACGGTCCGCTCGAGGTGACACACGGCGCGCTGATGGATGAGCAGGGCCGCTTCACGAGCAAGATCGGCACCCAGCCGCTCATCCGTCACAACAGCGCTGACGACCTCACCGGGCCTTCGTATGGTGCGCCCGTGCGAGTCTACGTGCGTCCCCGCCCGGTGAGCGTGTCATGA
- a CDS encoding SgcJ/EcaC family oxidoreductase codes for MNRSVLTRCVLACAWLMFPLACSHVDHARDEQRIREQVDAQTAAWNRQDAVVWSQDFAPDADFINIVGTVFEGKAQIQERHAAIFESLFKGSQSKVTVRRISFLGDDVAVVDATHEVTGHPGLPPGVQNTEPGLLRTQMRYVMQRSADGAWRIAAGQNTDVKPRPAAP; via the coding sequence GTGAATCGCAGTGTCCTCACCCGGTGTGTCCTGGCGTGCGCATGGCTGATGTTCCCCCTGGCGTGTTCACACGTGGACCACGCGCGGGACGAGCAGCGGATTCGTGAGCAGGTGGACGCGCAGACGGCGGCGTGGAATCGCCAGGACGCGGTGGTGTGGTCCCAGGACTTCGCGCCCGACGCGGACTTCATCAACATCGTCGGGACGGTGTTCGAGGGGAAGGCGCAGATCCAGGAGCGCCACGCGGCCATCTTCGAATCGCTGTTCAAGGGCAGCCAGAGCAAGGTGACGGTGCGCCGCATCTCCTTCCTCGGCGACGACGTGGCCGTGGTGGACGCGACGCACGAGGTGACGGGCCATCCGGGCCTTCCTCCGGGCGTGCAGAACACGGAGCCGGGGCTCTTGAGGACGCAGATGCGCTACGTGATGCAGCGCTCGGCGGACGGCGCGTGGCGCATCGCCGCGGGGCAGAACACGGATGTGAAGCCTCGGCCCGCGGCGCCGTGA
- a CDS encoding sigma-54-dependent transcriptional regulator yields the protein MKPGPRILVVDDDPGVLKALRGLLSDEGFTAIEARSTAEATRVLDAPEGPPAMMLLDLRMPGETGLEFLARLPRPLPVPVVVLSGEASPSEAAQALKLGATDFVEKPPSPERLLTALRNALALGALQEERERLLDALSRPGHLVGDSPAMEALRRLITRVAPSDTAVLITGETGTGKERVARALHLASGRKGRLVAVNCAAIPSTLLESELFGHEKGAFSGAHSRRAGRIEQAHGGTLFLDEIGDMPLELQAKLLRVLETREVERLGGSAPVPVDARVLAATHQELARAVKDGRFRQDLFFRLNVMPLHIPPLRERPEDLLPLARAFAAEFAGREVPLTLAPGGEVALRAYPWPGNVRELRNVIERLNLLRGDGPLVLGPEAVSGTLAAPTPKRASVGEKSYREHVEDFERELIRAALQEGESIAGAARLLQVDRGNLYRRIKALGLPVS from the coding sequence ATGAAGCCCGGCCCTCGCATCCTCGTCGTCGATGACGACCCCGGCGTCCTCAAGGCCCTGCGCGGCCTGTTGAGCGACGAGGGCTTCACCGCCATCGAGGCCCGCTCCACCGCGGAGGCGACCCGCGTCCTCGATGCCCCCGAGGGTCCGCCCGCGATGATGTTGCTCGACCTCCGCATGCCCGGGGAGACGGGCCTGGAGTTCCTCGCGCGGCTGCCCCGCCCCCTGCCCGTGCCCGTCGTCGTGCTGTCGGGCGAAGCCTCCCCCTCCGAGGCCGCGCAGGCCCTGAAGCTCGGCGCCACCGACTTCGTGGAGAAGCCCCCCTCTCCCGAGCGACTCCTCACGGCCTTGCGCAACGCACTGGCGCTCGGCGCGCTCCAGGAGGAGCGGGAGCGACTGCTGGACGCGCTCTCCCGCCCGGGGCATCTCGTGGGCGACAGCCCCGCCATGGAGGCCCTGCGCCGGCTCATCACCCGCGTGGCCCCGAGCGACACGGCGGTGCTCATCACCGGTGAGACGGGCACCGGCAAGGAGCGCGTCGCGCGCGCGCTGCACCTGGCCTCGGGCCGCAAGGGACGACTCGTCGCCGTCAACTGCGCGGCCATCCCCTCCACGCTGCTGGAGAGCGAGCTGTTCGGCCACGAGAAGGGGGCGTTCTCCGGCGCGCACAGTCGACGCGCGGGGCGCATCGAACAGGCCCACGGCGGCACGCTGTTCCTCGACGAGATTGGCGACATGCCGTTGGAGCTGCAGGCCAAGCTGCTGCGCGTGCTGGAGACACGGGAGGTCGAGCGACTCGGAGGCTCGGCGCCGGTGCCGGTGGATGCGCGCGTGCTCGCGGCGACCCATCAGGAGCTCGCCCGTGCGGTGAAGGACGGCCGCTTCCGTCAGGACCTCTTCTTCCGCCTCAACGTGATGCCGCTCCACATCCCGCCGCTGCGCGAGCGGCCCGAGGACCTGCTCCCCCTGGCCCGCGCCTTCGCCGCGGAGTTCGCCGGACGCGAGGTGCCCCTCACGCTCGCGCCCGGCGGGGAGGTGGCCCTGCGCGCCTATCCGTGGCCCGGCAACGTGCGCGAGCTGCGCAACGTCATCGAGCGACTCAACCTGCTGCGCGGCGACGGGCCTCTGGTGCTCGGGCCGGAGGCCGTCTCCGGCACGCTCGCGGCCCCCACGCCCAAGCGCGCCAGCGTGGGCGAGAAGAGCTACCGCGAGCACGTCGAGGACTTCGAGCGCGAGCTCATCCGCGCCGCGCTCCAGGAGGGCGAGAGCATCGCCGGCGCCGCCCGCCTGCTCCAGGTGGACCGAGGCAACCTCTACCGCCGCATCAAGGCCCTCGGCCTTCCCGTGAGCTGA
- a CDS encoding sensor histidine kinase yields the protein MSSTPPPPRFRRRLLAVMLLAGLVPLVLLGVVAQGVLERVLSVSVAPVEAVLDEVSVNLERQGLSRDALDEARLNLAQAELTRRALARRVPAFITVLVLVSGCVLALAAVLLGRALTRPVTTLTEGMWAYARGDLSVRLPTVDPPRDELQFLLGQFNRMGQELVAQRERAKSAEQIAAWQDVARALAHELKNPLTAMKLSLARLSRSDPASPADATRISESVALLQEEVELLMRMTQSFSTFARLPAPHFQDVPLRPLLSEVCALYARTSAVPVELVPGPEVSLRADPDGLRRLFGNLVKNATEASSEGASPVRVSAEPSSTGGVRVTVADGGSGVPGVLEGAALTRGLFSTKPEGSGLGLPISQKITHEHGGQLRLEPAPGGGTLASVELPLVPPPAQVSPA from the coding sequence ATGTCCTCCACGCCCCCGCCCCCTCGCTTCCGTCGTCGGCTCCTGGCGGTGATGCTCCTGGCGGGACTCGTGCCCCTGGTGTTGCTGGGCGTGGTGGCGCAGGGCGTCCTGGAGCGCGTGCTGTCCGTCTCCGTCGCGCCCGTCGAGGCCGTGCTGGACGAGGTGTCCGTGAACCTGGAGCGACAGGGGCTCTCTCGCGACGCGCTGGACGAGGCGCGGCTGAACCTCGCGCAGGCGGAGCTGACCCGACGGGCGCTGGCGCGCCGTGTCCCCGCGTTCATCACCGTGCTCGTGCTCGTCTCGGGCTGCGTGCTCGCGCTGGCCGCCGTGCTGCTCGGCCGCGCGCTGACCCGGCCGGTGACGACGTTGACCGAGGGCATGTGGGCCTATGCCCGCGGTGACCTGTCCGTGCGCCTGCCCACCGTCGACCCGCCGCGCGATGAGCTCCAGTTCCTCCTCGGCCAGTTCAACCGGATGGGACAGGAGCTGGTCGCCCAACGCGAGCGCGCGAAGTCCGCCGAGCAGATCGCCGCATGGCAGGACGTGGCGCGCGCCCTGGCCCATGAGCTGAAGAACCCGCTCACCGCGATGAAGCTCTCGCTCGCGCGGCTGTCGCGCTCGGACCCGGCGTCTCCCGCGGACGCCACGCGCATCTCCGAGTCCGTGGCGCTGCTCCAGGAGGAGGTGGAGCTGCTCATGCGCATGACGCAGAGCTTCTCCACCTTCGCGCGGCTGCCCGCGCCGCACTTCCAGGACGTGCCGCTCCGACCGCTGCTCTCCGAGGTCTGCGCACTGTACGCGCGGACCTCCGCCGTCCCCGTGGAGCTCGTCCCCGGCCCCGAGGTCTCATTGCGCGCGGACCCGGACGGACTGCGCCGCCTCTTCGGAAACCTCGTGAAGAACGCCACCGAAGCGTCCTCCGAGGGCGCCTCTCCGGTGCGCGTCTCCGCGGAGCCGTCCTCCACGGGCGGCGTGCGCGTCACCGTGGCGGACGGAGGCAGCGGTGTCCCCGGTGTGCTCGAGGGAGCGGCGCTCACGCGTGGACTCTTCAGCACGAAGCCCGAGGGCAGCGGACTCGGGCTCCCCATCTCGCAGAAGATCACACACGAGCACGGCGGCCAGCTTCGCCTGGAGCCCGCGCCGGGCGGCGGTACGCTCGCGAGCGTGGAGCTCCCCCTCGTGCCTCCGCCCGCTCAGGTGTCTCCGGCATGA
- a CDS encoding bifunctional alpha,alpha-trehalose-phosphate synthase (UDP-forming)/trehalose-phosphatase yields MPRLLLVSNRLPVTVKVEKDSVAVVLSSGGLATGLRRPHERSGGLWIGWPGDVSRLSETQRTQVEARLAEERCVPIHLSPSEVSRYYEGYSNRVLWPLCHYMLERVPRQDRDWEVYRKVNERFADLVARHYQPGDTIWVHDYQLMLVPGLLRQRLPEARIGYFHHIPFPSSEIFRTLPRREALLKGLLGADLIGFHTVSYVRHFSGSLLRQLGLDTDVDRIMWEGRQVRVGAFPMGIDTEAFESLAKEPSVLEEVASLRRSAEGQRILLGIDRLDYTKGIPRRLLAVQRLLEREPAWRGRLRFIQVAVPSRTQVSEYATYREQVNELVGRINGQYGTTQNVPVHYLYRSFNEKQLAGLYRAADVMLVTPVRDGMNLVAKEFCAARPDDDGVLVLSEFAGAADELHRAVSVNPYDVEKAADAIEEALEMGEPERRERMRALRAQVKAHDVHWWVSSFLGRLQGLPSVSVRKFQGATEALEVMKSAERLALMLDYDGTLVGFARRPELAAPDDALRELLAKLLARPDLFVSVVSGRPKETLEAWFGTLNMGLYAEHGLWSRPKPGDTWKMLEGVSAEWKDAARPVLDEFAARVPGSFVEEKSASLAWHYRQVDPEFGALQSRELRLKLAETFARRPVDVLPGDKVVEVRPHGVHKGRVVEGVLRGLPPGTRAVAIGDDRTDEDLFEAMPEDGLTIHAGNKPTRATYRVSGPEEVRKLLAALVAS; encoded by the coding sequence ATGCCTCGACTCCTGCTCGTCTCCAATCGTCTCCCTGTCACCGTCAAGGTGGAGAAGGACAGTGTCGCCGTGGTGCTCAGCTCCGGCGGGCTGGCCACGGGCCTTCGACGCCCCCATGAGCGCTCCGGCGGACTGTGGATTGGTTGGCCCGGTGACGTGTCCCGTCTGTCGGAAACCCAACGCACCCAGGTGGAGGCGCGCCTCGCCGAGGAGCGCTGCGTGCCCATCCACCTGTCGCCCAGCGAGGTGAGCCGCTACTACGAGGGCTACTCCAACCGCGTGCTCTGGCCGCTGTGCCACTACATGCTGGAGCGAGTCCCCCGGCAGGACCGCGACTGGGAGGTGTACCGCAAGGTCAACGAGCGCTTCGCGGACCTGGTGGCCCGGCACTATCAACCCGGTGACACCATCTGGGTCCATGACTACCAGCTCATGCTGGTGCCGGGGCTGCTCCGCCAGCGCCTGCCCGAGGCGCGCATCGGCTACTTCCACCACATCCCGTTCCCCTCGTCCGAAATCTTCCGCACGCTGCCCCGTCGCGAGGCGCTGCTGAAGGGGCTGCTCGGCGCGGACCTCATCGGCTTCCACACGGTGAGCTACGTGCGGCACTTCTCCGGCTCGCTCTTGCGGCAGCTCGGCCTGGACACGGACGTGGACCGCATCATGTGGGAAGGGCGTCAGGTGCGCGTGGGCGCGTTCCCCATGGGCATCGACACGGAGGCCTTCGAGTCGCTCGCGAAGGAGCCGAGCGTGCTGGAGGAGGTCGCGTCCCTGCGGCGCAGCGCCGAGGGGCAGCGCATCCTGCTGGGCATCGACCGGCTCGATTACACGAAGGGCATCCCCCGCAGGTTGCTCGCCGTGCAGCGCCTGCTGGAGCGCGAGCCCGCGTGGCGCGGAAGGCTGCGCTTCATCCAGGTGGCGGTGCCCAGCCGGACCCAGGTGAGCGAGTACGCCACGTACCGCGAGCAGGTGAACGAGCTGGTGGGGCGCATCAACGGCCAGTACGGCACGACGCAGAACGTGCCCGTGCACTACCTCTACCGCTCCTTCAACGAGAAGCAGCTCGCGGGGCTGTACCGCGCCGCGGACGTCATGCTCGTCACGCCGGTGCGGGACGGGATGAACCTGGTGGCGAAGGAGTTCTGCGCCGCCCGGCCGGACGACGACGGCGTGCTGGTGCTCAGCGAGTTCGCCGGCGCGGCGGACGAGCTGCACCGGGCCGTCTCCGTCAATCCCTACGACGTGGAGAAGGCGGCGGACGCCATCGAGGAGGCGCTGGAGATGGGCGAGCCCGAGCGCCGCGAGCGGATGCGTGCCCTGCGCGCGCAGGTGAAGGCCCACGATGTCCACTGGTGGGTGTCCAGCTTCCTGGGGCGGTTGCAGGGGCTGCCGTCGGTCTCCGTCCGCAAGTTCCAGGGCGCCACCGAGGCGCTGGAGGTGATGAAGTCCGCCGAGCGGCTGGCGTTGATGCTCGACTACGACGGCACGCTGGTGGGCTTCGCGCGCAGGCCGGAGCTGGCCGCGCCGGACGATGCGCTGCGCGAGCTGCTGGCGAAGCTGCTGGCGCGGCCGGACCTCTTCGTGAGCGTGGTGAGCGGCAGGCCGAAGGAGACGCTGGAGGCGTGGTTCGGCACGCTGAACATGGGGCTCTACGCGGAGCACGGCCTGTGGTCGCGCCCCAAGCCTGGGGATACGTGGAAGATGCTGGAGGGTGTGTCCGCCGAGTGGAAGGACGCGGCCCGGCCGGTGCTCGACGAGTTCGCCGCGCGCGTGCCGGGCTCGTTCGTGGAGGAGAAGTCCGCGTCGCTCGCGTGGCACTACCGGCAGGTGGACCCGGAGTTCGGCGCGCTGCAGTCGCGCGAGCTGCGGCTGAAGCTGGCGGAGACCTTCGCGCGCAGGCCCGTGGATGTGCTCCCCGGCGACAAGGTGGTGGAGGTGCGGCCGCACGGTGTGCACAAGGGCCGGGTGGTGGAGGGCGTCCTGCGCGGGCTGCCTCCCGGTACGAGAGCGGTGGCCATCGGCGATGACCGCACGGACGAGGACCTGTTCGAGGCCATGCCCGAGGACGGGCTCACGATTCACGCGGGCAACAAGCCCACGCGCGCCACCTACCGCGTCAGCGGACCTGAAGAGGTGCGCAAGCTGCTCGCCGCGCTCGTGGCTTCCTGA
- a CDS encoding acyl-CoA dehydrogenase family protein: protein MSESHVPAMAESKARERESRFARLFSSEVFRPREHQTLGERARHAYRQLQEVHRGLGSAKAIAQDLPSLFALFEWSAMLAPELFLVLSGHFNLTLNALLNLGRGRTDLEDYLRELDSGDAVGVFLLTELGYGSTVFSLETEAVYDHGRRGFWLNTPSDAALKFMPNVAAEGVPKLVVIAARLKVAGEDQGVFPFILRLRGEDGLHEGVRVVPQPERPLYAMDNAMIGFDRVWLSFRDWLPGDAGSISEQGVFHSDYGKRERFRRTIEMLQTGRVALACGAVASARASLSIALSYARQRRVAVPDRGTAAMLDCWNVQHDLVVGLARIHACSLFGRFVQDLFSQGGEEREGLSLLAMLLKPYISRSAFDVIQTCRERCGAQGMFGVNRIPEYLGECQAVMTAEGENQVLQLTAARRLVMGERLLTPLEGTDAARTEGSSLFAERARRLRKRIAQGLEAPLGPGEDRFARWNAWSTQAISLAGAQGEALALECLQVSLRAQAPSSEDFRAASAVLRVFVADGLRRDAGWFQSEGLLGAEEARRLDVELREACGELLPHLPRLEESFALPEALREAPIAAPEGYVEAWARRFR from the coding sequence ATGTCCGAGTCCCATGTTCCGGCGATGGCCGAATCGAAGGCGCGTGAGCGCGAGTCCCGTTTCGCGCGGCTCTTCTCCTCGGAGGTGTTCCGACCGAGGGAGCACCAGACGCTGGGGGAGCGGGCGCGGCATGCATACCGACAGCTCCAGGAGGTGCACCGGGGGCTCGGGTCGGCGAAGGCCATTGCCCAGGACCTGCCGAGCCTGTTCGCGCTGTTCGAGTGGTCGGCCATGCTGGCGCCGGAGCTGTTCCTGGTCCTCAGCGGGCACTTCAACCTCACGCTCAACGCGCTGCTGAACCTGGGGCGTGGGCGCACGGATCTGGAGGATTACCTGCGCGAGCTCGACAGCGGGGACGCCGTGGGCGTCTTCCTGCTGACGGAGCTGGGGTATGGCAGCACCGTCTTCAGCCTGGAGACGGAGGCCGTGTATGACCATGGCCGCCGCGGCTTCTGGCTCAACACGCCGAGTGACGCCGCATTGAAGTTCATGCCGAACGTCGCGGCGGAGGGCGTTCCCAAGCTCGTCGTCATCGCGGCGCGGCTCAAGGTGGCCGGGGAGGACCAGGGGGTCTTCCCCTTCATCCTCCGCTTGCGTGGCGAGGATGGCCTCCACGAGGGGGTGCGCGTCGTGCCCCAGCCGGAGCGGCCGCTGTATGCCATGGACAACGCGATGATTGGGTTCGACCGTGTCTGGCTTTCCTTCCGTGACTGGCTGCCCGGGGACGCGGGCTCCATCAGCGAGCAGGGGGTCTTCCACAGCGACTACGGCAAGCGCGAGCGCTTCCGACGCACCATCGAGATGCTCCAGACAGGGCGGGTGGCCCTGGCATGTGGGGCGGTGGCGAGCGCCCGCGCGTCGCTCTCCATCGCGCTGAGCTACGCCCGCCAGCGGCGGGTCGCGGTGCCGGACCGGGGCACCGCGGCGATGCTGGACTGCTGGAACGTCCAGCACGACCTGGTGGTCGGATTGGCGCGCATCCACGCCTGCTCGTTGTTCGGCCGGTTCGTGCAGGACCTCTTCAGTCAGGGGGGCGAGGAGCGCGAGGGCCTTTCGCTGCTCGCGATGCTGCTCAAACCCTACATCTCCAGGTCGGCCTTCGACGTCATCCAGACATGCCGCGAGCGGTGTGGGGCGCAGGGCATGTTCGGCGTCAATCGCATCCCCGAGTACCTGGGAGAATGCCAGGCGGTGATGACGGCGGAGGGCGAGAACCAGGTGCTCCAGCTCACCGCGGCCAGGCGCCTGGTGATGGGAGAGCGCCTTCTGACCCCCTTGGAAGGGACGGACGCGGCGCGCACGGAGGGCTCCAGCCTGTTCGCCGAGCGGGCCCGACGGCTGCGGAAGCGAATCGCACAGGGACTGGAGGCTCCTCTCGGGCCAGGGGAAGATCGCTTCGCGCGTTGGAACGCGTGGTCCACGCAGGCCATCTCCCTGGCGGGGGCGCAGGGCGAGGCGCTCGCGCTGGAGTGCTTGCAGGTGTCGCTGCGGGCGCAGGCCCCGTCGTCGGAGGACTTCCGGGCGGCGAGCGCGGTGCTGCGAGTCTTCGTGGCCGACGGCCTGCGCCGTGACGCGGGCTGGTTCCAGTCCGAGGGGCTGCTCGGCGCGGAGGAGGCGCGACGATTGGATGTGGAGTTGCGCGAGGCCTGCGGCGAGCTGCTGCCACACCTGCCTCGGCTGGAGGAGTCCTTCGCGCTGCCCGAGGCCCTGCGGGAAGCGCCCATCGCCGCCCCAGAGGGTTACGTGGAGGCATGGGCCCGACGCTTCCGTTGA
- a CDS encoding serine hydrolase domain-containing protein: MDVPRRGLRVGAAVLVVSFSGTGCAPGDEAPSNEVDASEQGLDWGHSLLAPLDRETLRQVIIELPDATAAQVRVQGSAGRWLGSAGVADLHTGAPMPTDARFRIGGLTQTFTATVLLQLAAERRVDLDRPVQHSLPGLLPPYYPLITVRQLLNHTHGLPGVPLSTRQPEWFFEHRFRRWSPRELVALALPQGPRFTPGTVQEYDHIGYLVAGLLIEKITGRPYGHAVRERILTPLGLRDTSVPGNDPSIPGPHARGYEALASADGTQRWVDVTEANQSLTWAAGEMISSTADLDTFLSALFRGRLLPSEQLEEMFTVPDVPSAHGGRAAHGAGLARYELDGVTVWGRRGARQGYVSGMGATRDSSRRLVYAFNTHRMGHARPVLADRIIATTFAARAPRP; the protein is encoded by the coding sequence ATGGATGTCCCGCGCCGGGGTCTGCGGGTCGGTGCCGCGGTATTGGTGGTGAGCTTCTCCGGGACGGGGTGTGCTCCCGGGGACGAAGCGCCCTCCAACGAAGTGGACGCCAGTGAACAGGGCCTGGACTGGGGCCACTCACTGCTGGCGCCGCTGGACCGCGAGACGCTGCGTCAGGTCATCATCGAGCTGCCCGACGCGACGGCCGCCCAGGTCCGCGTGCAGGGCTCCGCGGGCCGCTGGCTCGGCTCCGCCGGCGTGGCGGACCTGCACACCGGCGCGCCCATGCCCACCGACGCACGCTTCCGCATCGGCGGCCTCACGCAGACCTTCACCGCCACGGTGTTGTTGCAGCTCGCCGCCGAGCGCCGCGTGGACCTGGACCGTCCGGTGCAACACTCACTGCCCGGCCTGCTGCCACCCTACTATCCGCTCATCACCGTCCGGCAACTGCTCAACCACACCCACGGCCTGCCCGGTGTCCCGCTGTCCACGCGCCAGCCCGAGTGGTTCTTCGAGCACCGCTTCCGCCGTTGGTCCCCGCGCGAGCTGGTGGCGCTGGCGCTCCCACAGGGGCCGCGCTTCACGCCGGGCACCGTGCAGGAGTACGACCACATCGGCTACCTGGTGGCGGGACTGCTCATCGAGAAAATCACGGGCCGGCCCTACGGCCACGCCGTGCGCGAGCGCATCCTCACGCCGCTGGGCCTGCGCGACACCTCCGTGCCGGGCAATGACCCGTCGATTCCCGGCCCTCACGCGCGCGGCTACGAGGCCCTCGCCAGCGCCGATGGGACGCAGCGCTGGGTCGACGTCACGGAGGCGAACCAGTCCCTCACGTGGGCCGCGGGAGAGATGATCTCCTCCACCGCCGACCTGGACACCTTCCTCTCCGCGCTCTTCCGGGGTCGGTTGCTCCCCTCCGAGCAGCTTGAGGAGATGTTCACCGTGCCGGACGTGCCCTCGGCCCACGGCGGGCGCGCGGCCCATGGCGCGGGCCTGGCGCGCTACGAACTGGACGGTGTGACGGTGTGGGGCCGGCGCGGTGCGCGTCAGGGCTACGTCAGCGGCATGGGCGCCACCCGGGATTCGAGCCGGCGCCTCGTCTATGCCTTCAACACGCACCGCATGGGGCACGCGAGGCCGGTGCTCGCCGACCGCATCATCGCCACCACCTTCGCCGCTCGCGCGCCCCGACCCTGA